CCTCGCCAATTACATCGACAAGCAATATCTCCCGTTGCGCAAGTGGGACGGCGACCACGATCCCGAAGGATTGTTGAGCACGCTGCCGGCAATCGCCAACTGCCTGCTCGGGGTTTTTGCCGGACTGCTGTTGAAAAGCAAATCCATCGGCGAACAGAAGAAAGTCGTCTGGTTGTTGGGCGCGGGCGTGGCCGGAGTCGTGGCCGGACATTTGTGGGGACTGCAATTCCCCGTCATCAAAAAAATCTGGACCTCCTCTTACGTGCTGGTCGCCGCAGGTTACAGTTGTGTTTTTCTGGCGGTGTTTTATCAGATCATCGAGGTCTGGAGATTTCAGAAATGGGCGATGCCGTTTGTGTGGATTGGCGTGAACCCAATTACAATTTACCTGGCGCACAATCTCATCGACTTCGAAAAACTGGCGAACCGGTTTGTCGGCGGCCCGATCAAGGCCGGGTTCGGCGATTACGGAGAACTGTTGGTGACGGTGATTGTGATCGGCATGAGTCTTCTGATCGTCCGTTTCCTTTACCAACGAAAAATCTTTTTGCGGTTATAGTTGGAGTTCAGCCTCCAGGCTGTTTGCGCGGACGAACCCACTGAATGGTGAACTCCAGCTTGATTCCACTAACCGGTCAACCTAAACGCCGCCCTCAATCAACCTTTATCGCCTGCGTTGCCGCTGGATGAACTTTTCCCAATCCCAATTTGTTTGAGGAAAGGCTCAATGGATCGGGGTCGTCCGAGAAATTTCTCAATCGAAATGTTCACGTCGCGCGAATCGCCGGGTTCATAAATCTCCTTCCGCAACCGGCGACCGGCATTGGCGTCGAAATAACCGCCCGGCGCTTTCTCGAACACGGTCGCCATGTCCGCCGCGATGGCGTCCGCCCACGCGTAACCGTAATAACCGGCGTCGTAACCCATCAGATGACCAAAATAAGCGACGAACGCCGTCCCTTCCGGCACCGGAAAGAATACGTCACTCAGAATCTCATTCGATAATTTCACGGCGTCCGTGTTTCCGCCCTCGTGGATTTGCGTGTGCAACGCCAGGTCCAGCAGGCCGAAGGAAAGCTGACGCCGGTAGCGCGTGCCTTCGGTGGCGAGCCTTGCCTCTTTCAATTGCGCCAGAATTGCCGGCGGGATTTTTTTGGACGGGTCGCGGTAGTCGGCGGCGAAGCTGTCTAAAACCTTTTTGTCCCAGACCCAGTTCTCCAGCATTTGGGAGGGCGCTTCGACAAAGTCCCTTGGCACGCTGGTGCCGGAAAAGCGGCCGTACTTGGCGCGGGTCACGATAGAATGCAGCGCGTGCCCAAATTCGTGGAACAACGTCTCCACTTCCTGATGGGCCAGCAGTGATGGCTGGTCTTTTTCCGGTGGTGGAAAGTTGCAAACCAACGCCACCGTGGGCCGCTGGTATTTCCCGTCGGGCAGCGCCTTCCCGTCGATGATGCCGAACTGGGCGAAATGATTGTATTTCCCTTCCCGTGGAAACATGTCGAGATAGAACAATCCGAGTGGCTCGCCGGTGGTCGCGTCCGAAACGGCGTAGAGTTGCAGGTCATCAATCCATTTGTACGGTGGCTCAAGACGCTCAAACTTCAGCCCGAAGATGCTCTGGTAAATGTTGAACATCCCTTGCAGCACCTTTAGATACGGGAAATAAACGCGCAACGCCTCGGCGTCGATCGTGTATTTTTCCTTCTTCAATTGATTACTGTAGTAACGCCAGTCCCAGACATTGATCTTCGCGCTGGCATCGCCGGTTTCCTTCACCTTCAGCGCGCGAAACTCGGCGATCTCCGCGTCGAACTTGGGTTGCAAACCGGTCTTGAGTCGTTCAAGAAAATCCCGCGCGTTGGCCGCCGTCTTGGCCATCTTCGGTTCGATCTGATAATCCGCCCAGGTCGCGTAACCGAGTTTGTGCGCAATCTTGTCGCGCAGTTCGAGAATCTTTTGCAACAACGGAACATTTTCTTCCTTGGCCAGTGTGTCGTGGATGATCAAGAACCTTTTCCGAACGTCCTCGCTCTTGGCATTCTCCATCAGCATCAAGTAATGAAATGTGATGTTGGCCATGACGGTGTATTCGTCGTCGCCGGTTTTGACGCCCTTCTGATTGAGAAAACTTTCCGGCACACCCACCAGTTCGGTCTTCGTGAACTTAACCGGCCTTTGCACCTTGGTGATGTTGCTCTCAAAATCCGTCGTCAGCCGGCTCAGTTCCTTGCGCATCCTCTCAACTTCGTCGCGTTCCGGCTTCGGCAATTCCAGGCCGGCCCGTTTGTAATCGCGCAACGTTTCGGAAAACAGTTTGGCGTCCTCGCCGATCAATTTCGGATGCGTGGCGGCGAACGCCTTGACCGCCGCGTAAACATCCTCGCGATAATCCAACCCCACCGCCCATTCCTGCAAAACCTTGGTCGCGTCGGTGGCGGCATCGCGAACGGCGGCGTTGGTGCTGGTTTCCTTAATTAGGCTGATCCGAATCGCCGTGAGATTGGCCTGATAACCGATGTCGTCCAGCGCGCGCACGGTATTCTCAAACGTGACCCTGGCGGGTGCCAGCTTGCCGAGCCGATCCAACGCGGCATTGGCCGTGGCGATGGTGCTCTTGATCGAAGAGTCGATGGCGTTGGTGCTCGTCTCAAATGTCGGCAAGCTGAAGACGGAATGGAAGCGGGCCGCTTTCTTCTGATAATCCTCAAACGACATCGCAGTGCTGTCGGTTCGGGGTGGAACGGAGTGGCAGGCTGTGAGCAGGTAAAGTGGTGTCAGAATCAAAATGGTTTTCGAATTCATGCGGCGACAAACTACCGACGGAAACTACCGGCAATCAAGTCGATTCGCCGAAGCATGATGGTGACGACGAGAGTTTTGTGTTTGCCAAGCCGGTGTGCCGCCAATACCATCACGCTCATGTTTTCTGAATTGAAGACCGTCACGACCACGACGATGTAGCGTTCGTCTCCTAACGAGATGGACGTGAACGCCTCTGACCGACCGTCCGGGGCGTTTTTGTTTACGGTTCTAACCGCAGATGAACTCAGATGAACGCAGATGATTTTTCCAAACCAGACGCCGGGAAGGCGGAGGCCTATCCGTGCAAAGAAGAGACTCATGCCATCATCGGCTGTGCGTTCGAGGTGTTGAACGAACTCGGACACGGCCTAAACGAGAAGCTTTATGAGAATTCGCTGGTCGTGGAATTCAAACGTCGCGGCATCGCTTTTGATCAACAGCGCAATTTTGAAGTGCGTTACAAAGGCGAGCACGTTGGCGAGTTCGTTCCGGATTTGATTGCTTACGGGAAAGTCGTCGTGGATGCCAAGTGCATTGACCGGATTACCGACCACGAACGCGGCCAAATGTTGAACTACCTGCGCATTACCAAACTTCCCGTTGGCCTGATTCTGAACTTCAAGCACGCCAAGCTGGAATTTGAAAGGATCGTTCTTTCTAACCGCAGATGAACTCAGATGGACGCAGATAACAAACAGCAAAACGGAGTTTGGTGCTTTGCCGGATGGAAGCCTGGCAGAATTCAGGTTCTGTCTTATCACGGCAGCTCCGCCGCCGTAAAAAATCTGCGTTCATCTGCGTCCATCTGCGGTTAAACTTTTGGAATCTATGGAAAACGAACGCAAAACTTTAGACGACCGCGCCAAGATGACCGAGCTGGAGCGCATCCGACACTCCTGCGCCCACGTCATGGCCACCGCCATCCTGCGCCTGTGGCCCGACGCGCAATTCGCCGCCGGGCCGCCGGTGGAAAATGGTTTCTACTACGACGTTGATTTGAAGCACCGCATCTCGCCCGAAGATTTTCCGAAGGTCGAGGAGGAGATGAAGAAGGAAGTCAAAGCAAACCATCCGTTCGAGAAAATCGTCGTCACGCGCGAACAGGCGATGAAGGACTCGGAGAGCGGACGGCTCGGCGGATTGACCGAGCGACCGGGCAATCCGAGCAAGTTCAAGATCGGCAACCTGGAAGCCATTCCCGAGGGCGAGCAGATCACTTACTACAAGA
This portion of the Verrucomicrobiota bacterium genome encodes:
- a CDS encoding GxxExxY protein translates to MNADDFSKPDAGKAEAYPCKEETHAIIGCAFEVLNELGHGLNEKLYENSLVVEFKRRGIAFDQQRNFEVRYKGEHVGEFVPDLIAYGKVVVDAKCIDRITDHERGQMLNYLRITKLPVGLILNFKHAKLEFERIVLSNRR
- a CDS encoding Zn-dependent oligopeptidase, which translates into the protein MNSKTILILTPLYLLTACHSVPPRTDSTAMSFEDYQKKAARFHSVFSLPTFETSTNAIDSSIKSTIATANAALDRLGKLAPARVTFENTVRALDDIGYQANLTAIRISLIKETSTNAAVRDAATDATKVLQEWAVGLDYREDVYAAVKAFAATHPKLIGEDAKLFSETLRDYKRAGLELPKPERDEVERMRKELSRLTTDFESNITKVQRPVKFTKTELVGVPESFLNQKGVKTGDDEYTVMANITFHYLMLMENAKSEDVRKRFLIIHDTLAKEENVPLLQKILELRDKIAHKLGYATWADYQIEPKMAKTAANARDFLERLKTGLQPKFDAEIAEFRALKVKETGDASAKINVWDWRYYSNQLKKEKYTIDAEALRVYFPYLKVLQGMFNIYQSIFGLKFERLEPPYKWIDDLQLYAVSDATTGEPLGLFYLDMFPREGKYNHFAQFGIIDGKALPDGKYQRPTVALVCNFPPPEKDQPSLLAHQEVETLFHEFGHALHSIVTRAKYGRFSGTSVPRDFVEAPSQMLENWVWDKKVLDSFAADYRDPSKKIPPAILAQLKEARLATEGTRYRRQLSFGLLDLALHTQIHEGGNTDAVKLSNEILSDVFFPVPEGTAFVAYFGHLMGYDAGYYGYAWADAIAADMATVFEKAPGGYFDANAGRRLRKEIYEPGDSRDVNISIEKFLGRPRSIEPFLKQIGIGKSSSSGNAGDKG